One segment of Ascidiaceihabitans donghaensis DNA contains the following:
- the ykgO gene encoding type B 50S ribosomal protein L36, whose product MKVRNSLRSLKNRHRDCRVVRRKGRVYVINKTQRRFKARQG is encoded by the coding sequence ATGAAGGTTCGCAACTCGCTCCGCTCGCTCAAGAACCGGCACCGTGATTGCCGCGTTGTGCGTCGCAAAGGCCGTGTTTATGTGATCAACAAAACACAGCGCCGGTTCAAAGCGCGCCAAGGTTAA
- a CDS encoding succinate dehydrogenase/fumarate reductase iron-sulfur subunit: protein MPTDPPFDHLKVTIDRGPDANGAQTEFEVPAYDNQTVLDVVSWIQQNADPTLSYRFACRVGMCGSCAMMVGGVPRWTCRTHISKVLDGNAVTIGPLRNLPVIKDLAVDMDPFFDKWVAAEGVHHGALTRDDPIAPINETAPARVEANAGIECINCSVCYAACDTVSGNPDYLGPAALQRAWTLLNDAKDDGRVAILDAISGTGGCHNCHSMGSCTIYCPNDLDPMSAIAGLKRETAKSFFNTSFFKKDR from the coding sequence ATGCCCACCGATCCGCCCTTTGATCATCTAAAAGTCACCATTGACCGCGGGCCAGATGCAAATGGCGCACAGACCGAATTTGAGGTCCCCGCCTACGACAATCAAACCGTGCTGGACGTGGTATCCTGGATCCAGCAAAACGCCGACCCAACCCTAAGCTACCGCTTTGCCTGTCGTGTGGGCATGTGTGGCAGCTGCGCGATGATGGTGGGCGGCGTGCCGCGCTGGACGTGTCGCACCCATATTTCAAAGGTTCTGGATGGCAACGCCGTCACAATCGGCCCTCTGCGCAATCTGCCGGTTATCAAGGATCTGGCTGTGGACATGGACCCGTTTTTCGACAAATGGGTCGCCGCAGAAGGGGTACATCACGGCGCATTGACCCGTGACGACCCCATCGCCCCCATCAATGAAACGGCCCCTGCACGGGTTGAGGCGAACGCAGGTATTGAGTGCATCAACTGCTCAGTGTGTTACGCGGCCTGCGACACGGTGTCGGGCAACCCCGACTACCTTGGCCCTGCCGCTTTGCAGCGCGCGTGGACGCTTTTGAACGACGCAAAAGACGACGGTCGCGTGGCCATTCTGGACGCCATTTCAGGAACGGGCGGCTGCCACAACTGTCATTCAATGGGGTCCTGCACCATCTATTGCCCCAATGATCTGGATCCGATGTCCGCCATCGCGGGGCTGAAACGCGAAACGGCGAAATCCTTTTTCAACACCTCCTTTTTCAAAAAGGACCGTTAG
- a CDS encoding nitroreductase family protein, which translates to MSSSQAPTGPAPTLQQLLESRYSDAPAVDAAYDIPALRGIAGRGSCRSFVDAPVPDAMVQVLCATALAAPTKSDLQQRDIVLVQDQTKRAALAQLVAGQAWVAQAPLIAVFCGNNRRQRLLHEWQDVPFANDHLDAFFNAATDAAIALGAFVTAAEALGLGCCPISAVRNQAQGVSDMLDLPQHVFPFAGLAIGFPSVPCQISPRLPMAVTVHKDRYCEDDVKEAVEIYDRDRTQRQPYAQQRFVGAFGHSDTYGWSQDKVRQYSQPERADFAQFVKARGFALD; encoded by the coding sequence ATGTCATCATCACAGGCTCCGACAGGACCGGCCCCAACATTGCAGCAGCTTTTGGAAAGCAGGTATAGTGATGCGCCCGCTGTAGATGCGGCATATGATATTCCGGCTTTGCGTGGCATCGCAGGGCGCGGTTCGTGTCGCAGCTTTGTAGATGCACCGGTGCCAGATGCGATGGTGCAGGTGCTGTGTGCGACAGCTTTGGCGGCACCCACCAAAAGCGACTTGCAACAGCGCGACATTGTTCTGGTTCAGGATCAGACCAAGCGTGCCGCTTTGGCACAGCTTGTGGCGGGGCAGGCGTGGGTGGCGCAGGCCCCGCTGATTGCAGTCTTTTGCGGCAACAATCGCCGCCAAAGACTGTTGCATGAATGGCAGGATGTGCCGTTTGCCAATGATCATCTTGATGCGTTTTTCAATGCCGCCACAGACGCGGCTATCGCGCTTGGTGCTTTCGTTACAGCCGCAGAGGCGCTTGGCCTTGGATGTTGCCCTATAAGTGCTGTGCGCAATCAGGCGCAGGGGGTGTCTGATATGTTGGACTTGCCGCAGCATGTGTTTCCTTTCGCGGGGCTTGCCATTGGGTTTCCGTCCGTCCCTTGTCAGATTTCACCACGCCTGCCGATGGCGGTTACGGTGCACAAAGACCGCTATTGTGAAGATGATGTGAAGGAAGCAGTGGAAATATATGACCGCGACAGGACCCAGCGCCAACCATATGCGCAACAGCGATTTGTGGGGGCGTTCGGCCACAGCGATACTTATGGGTGGTCTCAAGACAAAGTGCGCCAATACAGCCAGCCGGAACGTGCTGATTTTGCGCAGTTTGTGAAGGCCCGGGGATTTGCTTTGGACTAA